The region GGGTGATCGGGTTGACCAGGGACTTGCCGTTCACGATGACCGTGACGGGCGACTCCGACATCTCGTCCCTGGTCGAGCCGTCTGCAGAGATGACAGCGCGCTGCACCTTCTGCTTGCGTCCCGAGATGACGAGCGCCTCATCGGCGCGAGCCACCTTGATCCAGCTGCGTGCGAACAGCAGCAGGATGAGCAGGACGACGACGGCGATCGCTACGGCGATTCCGACGATGACGAGGATGCCGACGATTCCGGCGATCTCCATGGATGACCTCCCTGGTTCCCCCGAGGGGGCGGTCGTGTGTCCGCGCGGTCGCGCGGCGTTCAGCTCCACCCTGCCAGAAAAGGGGATTGCAGGCTCACCCTGCGCGAAGGCGAACATCCCGAACGGAGGAGATCTCCCGAGGGAGGAGGGAATCGCTCTGATTCTCCTCCCATCGGGGAGAAGTCCGCCCACACGGCGGTCCGTTGACCGGCGTCAGCGGGTGCGCAGCTTCTCGGCGAGATCGCGGAGCGTCCTGAGCTCCTCGTCGTCGAGCCGCGACATGCGCGACGCGATGGAGCGCCCGTGCACGGTTGCGATGCTGCGGAACGCCTTGGCTCCGGCATCCGTCGCCCTGATCAGTGCGCCACGGCCGTCGTCGGATCGGGGCACTTGGAGACGAGTCCGCGCGTGACATCCGGTCGATCAGGCGCGAGACGCTCGGCTGGCTGATCAGCATGTTGGCGGTGACATCTCGCAGACGTGCGGACATGTCCGGGGAGCGCGTGACCGTGAGGAGGACGTCGTATTCGGCCTGAGCGAGGTCGCCGTGGTCGAAGTCGCGTTCATCTCGGTGAACAGCTCGTGCTGAGCGCGGAACAGGCTCTCCCAGGCCTGCACGGCGAGCTTGCGATCGGTCATGGGAACAGATTAGTGGCAACAGTAAAGGGCCGGTCGGAGAGGCTCCCGACCGGCCCTTGTCCCTTGCACCAAGAGTGTCCTGCAATCACATGAGGTGGATGCCACAGCAAACATTCACCGTGCGATCACTCTATAACGGCGAGGTAACGAATGCAACGGTTTGGTCACGGAATGTTCGCGTCGGACAGCGCGCCTGCATCGTCCGGCCGGCACCGGCTCGTCCGAGTTAGTGAATTGTGATTTACTAACCGTATGGTCCGACCTAGACGTCTCGAAGACGACGAGCTCCTCGCCCGCATCGTCGGCGCACTGGAGCAGCGTGCTGATCTCACGCCCTGTCGCTCCAGGATGTCGCTCCGGCGGCGGGAATCGGTCCGGCAGGCCTGATCAAGCGCTTCGGTTCCAAGGTGGGTCTTCTGCACGCGCTCACGCGTCGGTGGATCCAGCTCATCCCGCATGGTCCGCTGCCAGAGGCCGCGAAGCCGATGCCGAGCTTCGCGAGTACGTGAGCCGAGAGTTCGGCGCCGACTCAGCCGCCGGCGCCGTGTACGCCCTGTCGGAGGTGCTCAGCGAGCTGCAGAACCGAACTCGTCGCTCTGCTCGCGGAAGGGTGGCGTCGACAGGCGGCACGACTTTGCCGAGCTGCTCGCGGGATGGATCTTTCCCACCTTGCCGATGCGGAGGCAGGCGGCACGCTGCTGCTCGATGCCCTGCACGGTTCCCTGTTCCGGTCGGCTGTGAACCTGGGCCGGACTTCCCCCCTGACAACCCTCGAACACTTTCTGGAGATGTGGAGATGACCTCTCGCAACTGGCGTGGCCGTGTATTCATCGGCACGAGCGCTGACGGCAAGATCGCCCGTGACGACGGATCGCTCGAATGGCTGACCGACCCGCCGGCCCGCCATCATGATGTCCCGACCACCGCCGACCGCCCCGCCCTGGTCTGGGAGACATTCTTCGAAACGGTCGACGCCATCGTCATGGGCCGTGCCACCTACGACTCCGTGCTCGGCTTCGGGGAGTGGCCGTTCGAGGGCAGGCACGTTCTCGTCCTCACCACGAGATCGGTCATCGAAGACCCTCGCGTCGCACGGCTTCGTCGATCGATGATGTGACTCGCCTGCTCGACGAACTCGGCGCAAGAGATGTGTACATCGATGGGGGCCGCACCATCCAGTCCTTCCTCCGTGCAGGTCTCGTCGATGAGCTCACTCTCTCCGTGGCGCCGATCATCCTCGGGTCCGGGCGTTCGCTGTTCGGAGAGCTCGACGAGGACGTGCTGCTCACGGTCCGCGGCAGCCACGCCACAGACGATGGCTGGTCCGCACCACGTACGACGTCGTCGCCGGCTGAGGCGCGGACGGTTCCCTGCGAGCGGCGCGAAGATGGGGGAGTGAACCGTACCGACCGTCTCTACGCTCTCGTCGAGGAGCTGCGCGCAATGTCGCCCCGGCCGCGCAGCGCGCGCTGGCTGGCAGAGCGTTTTCGAGGTGTCCCGAAGAACGGTCGAGCGCGACCTCTCCGCTTTGCAGCAGGCGGGCCTCCCCATCTGGGCGGAGCCGGGGCGGACCGGTGGCTTACGTCATCGATGCCTGCCGCGGGACGCTCTGGGTCCTGCGAGGATCTTCCGCCAGCGGTCGCAGCGGGCTGCCGGAACGGACTGCGTCGTAGACCGCCGAGCCCGATCAGCACCGCGATCGCTTCATCGAGTGTGAACCCCGCAGGACCCAGCGTCGCGGCGGCATCGATGACGTAGCCACCGTCCGCCCCGGCTCCGCCCAGATGGGGAGGCCCGCCTGCTGCAAAGCGGAGAGGTCGCGCTCGACCGTTCTTCGGGACACCTCGAAACGCTCTGCCAGCCAGCGCGCGCTGCGCGGCCGGGGCGACATTGCGCGCAGCTCCTCGACGAGAGCGTAGAGACGGTCGGTACGGTTCACTCCCCCATCTTCGCGCCGCTCGCAGGGAACCGTCCGCGCCTCAGCGGCGACGACGTCGTACGTGGTGCGGACCAGCCCATCGTCTGTGGCGTGGCTGCCGCGGACCGTGAGCAGCACGTCCTCGTCGAGCTCTCCGAACAGCGAACGCCCGGACCCGAGGATGATCGGCGCCACGGAGAGAGTGAGCTCATCGACGAGACCTGCACGGAGGAAGGACGGATGGTGCGGCCCCCATCGATGTACACATCTCTTGCGCCGAGTTCGTCGAGCAGGCGAGTCACATCATCGATCGACGAAGCCGTGCGGACGCGAGGGTCTTCGATGACCGATCTCGTGGTGAGGACGAGAACGTGCCTGCCCTCGAACGGCCACTCCCCGAAGCCGAGCACGGAGTCGTAGGTGGCACGGCCCATGACGATGGCGTCGACCGTTTCGAAGAATGTCTCCCACCAGGGCGGGGCGGTCGGCGGTGGTCGGGACATCATGATGGCGGGCCGGCGGGTCGGTCAGCCATTCGAGCGATCCGTCGTCACGGGCGATCTTGCCGTCAGCGCTCGTGCCGATGAATACACGGCCACGCCAGTTGCGAGAGGTCATCTCCACATCTCCAGAAAGTGTTCGAGGGTTGTCAGGGGGGAAGTCCGGCCCAGGTTCACAGCCGACCGGAACAGGGAACCGTGCAGGGCATCGAGCAGCAGCGTGCCGCCTGCCTCCGCATCGGCAAGGTGGGAAAGATCCATCCCCGCGAGCAGCTCGGCAAGTCGTGCCGCCTGTCGACGCCACCCTTCCGCGAGCAGAGCGACGAGTTCGGGTTCCTGCAGCTCGCTGAGCACCTCCGACAGGGCGTACACGGCGCCGGCGGCTGAGTCGGCGCCGAACTCTCGGCTCACGTACTCGCGAAGCTCGGCATCGGCTTCGCGGCCCTCTGGCAGCGGACCATGCGGGATGAGCTGGATCCACCGACGCGTGAGCGCGTGCAGAAGACCCACCTTGGAACCGAAGCGCTTGATCAGGCCTGCCGGACCGATTCCCGCCGCCGGAGCGACATCCTGGAGCGACCAGGGCGTGAGATCAGCACGCTGCTCCAGTGCGCCGACGATGCGGGCGAGGAGCTCGTCGTCTTCGAGACGTCTAGGTCGGACCATACGGTTAGTAAATCACAATTCACTAACTCGGACGAGCCGGTGCCGGCCGGACGATGCAGGCGCGCTGTCCGACGCGAACATTCCGTGACCAAACCGTTGCATTCGTTACCTCGCCGTTATAGAGTGATCGCACGGTGAATGTTTGCTGTGGCATCCACCTCATGTGATTGCAGGACACTCTTGGTGCAAGGGACAAGGGCCGGTCGGGAGCCTCTCCGACCGGCCCTTTACTGTTGCCACTAATCTGTTCCCATGACCGATCGCAAGCTCGCCGTGCAGGCCTGGGAGAGCCTGTTCCGCGCTCAGCACGAGCTGTTCACCGAGATGAACGCCGACTTCGACCACGGCGACCTCGCTCAGGCCGAATACGACGTCCTCCTCACGGTCACGCGCTCCCCGGACATGTCCGCACGTCTGCGAGATGTCACCGCCAACATGCTGATCAGCCAGCCGAGCGTCTCGCGCCTGATCGACCGGATGGTCACGCGCGGACTCGTCTCCAAGTGCCCCGATCCCGACGACGGCCGTGGCGCACTGATCAGGGCGACGGATGCCGGAGCCAAGGCGTTCCGCAGCATCGCAACCGTGCACGGGCGCTCCATCGCGTCGCGCATGTCGCGGCTCGACGACGAGGAGCTCAGGACGCTCCGCGATCTCGCCGAGAAGCTGCGCACCCGCTGACGCCGGTCAACGGACCGCCGTGTGGGGCGGACTTCTCCCCGATGGGAGGAGAATCAGAGCGATTCCCTCCTCCCCTCGGGGAGATCTCCTCCGTTCGGGATGTTCGCCTTCGCGCAGGGTGAGCCTGCAATCCCTTTTCTGGCAGGGTGGAGCCTGAACGCCGCGCGACCGCGCGGACACACGACCGCCCCCTCGGGGGGAACCAGGGAGGTCATCCATGGAGATCGCCGGAATCGTCGGCATCCTCGTCATCGTCGGAATCGCCGTAGCGATCGCCGTCGTCGTCCTGCTCATC is a window of Microbacterium hydrocarbonoxydans DNA encoding:
- a CDS encoding TetR family transcriptional regulator, producing MSLQDVAPAAGIGPAGLIKRFGSKVGLLHALTRRWIQLIPHGPLPEAAKPMPSFAST
- a CDS encoding dihydrofolate reductase family protein, translated to MTSRNWRGRVFIGTSADGKIARDDGSLEWLTDPPARHHDVPTTADRPALVWETFFETVDAIVMGRATYDSVLGFGEWPFEGRHVLVLTTRSVIEDPRVARLRRSMM
- a CDS encoding helix-turn-helix transcriptional regulator gives rise to the protein MAPIILGSGRSLFGELDEDVLLTVRGSHATDDGLVRTTYDVVAAEARTVPCERREDGGVNRTDRLYALVEELRAMSPRPRSARWLAERFEVSRRTVERDLSALQQAGLPIWAEPGRTVATSSMPPRRWVLRGSHSMKRSRC
- a CDS encoding TetR/AcrR family transcriptional regulator, which translates into the protein MVRPRRLEDDELLARIVGALEQRADLTPWSLQDVAPAAGIGPAGLIKRFGSKVGLLHALTRRWIQLIPHGPLPEGREADAELREYVSREFGADSAAGAVYALSEVLSELQEPELVALLAEGWRRQAARLAELLAGMDLSHLADAEAGGTLLLDALHGSLFRSAVNLGRTSPLTTLEHFLEMWR
- a CDS encoding MarR family winged helix-turn-helix transcriptional regulator — encoded protein: MTDRKLAVQAWESLFRAQHELFTEMNADFDHGDLAQAEYDVLLTVTRSPDMSARLRDVTANMLISQPSVSRLIDRMVTRGLVSKCPDPDDGRGALIRATDAGAKAFRSIATVHGRSIASRMSRLDDEELRTLRDLAEKLRTR